The candidate division TA06 bacterium genome has a segment encoding these proteins:
- a CDS encoding DNA adenine methylase, which produces IYFDPPYQPLSKTSSFTSYTSNSFGEDEQRRLSEVFKELDRRGCKVMLSNSHTKLVRKLYKGFKLEKVLAKRAINCKATGRGEIEEYLILNY; this is translated from the coding sequence TCATTTACTTCGACCCACCATATCAACCTTTGAGCAAGACCTCGAGCTTCACCAGCTACACCAGCAATTCCTTTGGTGAAGACGAGCAGCGCAGGCTTTCAGAAGTCTTCAAGGAATTGGACAGACGTGGCTGTAAGGTTATGCTTAGCAATTCTCACACGAAACTCGTTCGGAAGCTTTACAAAGGTTTCAAGCTGGAGAAGGTGCTTGCCAAAAGAGCAATCAACTGCAAAGCAACAGGTAGAGGCGAAATAGAGGAGTATCTCATTCTAAACTACTGA